The genomic stretch CGTCCATGCCAAGATCGATAAGGACGCTCCCGGCGGCACTTATGTGCTTCCCCTCAACATCACGTACACGCGGTTCGATTCTGTAGTTCAGTACCAGGTCGATACGTTCCGGTACTACTATGTCACCGATAACGTGACCGTGCCGGTCACCATTGTCATCAAACAGGAAGTCCTTCCGGAAGTCGTATCCGCACAGCCCGATCACCTGGTCGCCGGCGCTGACGGGTACATCAACCTGACCCTGAAAAATGCCGGATCGCTCGACGGGACAAAGGCCACGGTCAAGCTGGCACAGAACGACAACAGCCCGGTAAGCCCGGTTGACAACAGCGTCTATATCGGCGACTTCCCGGCCGGCGGCACGGTCTCCTGCCAGTACAAAGTGGCGGTTGCCAATACTGCGCAGAACAAGGAATATCCGATCGATATAACGGTAGTCTACCAGAATAACGAAGGCGACTTTGTCCAGTCCCGTACCGAAACGGCCGGTGTTGCCGTGGGGAACAAGGTGGACTTTGCCATCATATCCCCCGCAGTCGGGATGAGCCCGGGGAGCAAGAAGACGATCCAGGTCCAGTACAAAAATATCGGGAACTCCACGATAAAGAGTGCCCAGGCCCGGATCAGTGCGGTAAACCCGTTCACGAGCACCGCAGATGTTGCCTATCTCGGCGACCTTGCCCCCGGCCAGGTGGCAACGGCCTCGTTCCAGCTTGCTGTGGGAAGCGACGCCACGATCAAGGAATACGGCCTTGACTCAGAGATCCGGTACCGCGATGCCCTCAACACCACGTACGTATCGGACCCGATGAAAGTCCCGATCGATGTCAAAAACCAGACCGGCCTTGCAGGCATCCTCTCCAATGCCGTCCTGATGTCGATCATTGTTGCGGTTCTCATCGGAATTGTCTATGCCGGGTATTATTACTGGAAGAAACGCCGGCAATAATCCGTTTTCCCGGTCCCTGCGGCCGGGGAAATCACAAAACCCTAAAAAAAGATCCCGGGATTCTCCCGATACTTTTTGTTTACCCGGACAGGACTTTCCCGGCCGGGGAGTAAAAAATCCGGCGTTATTCCCGAAAAAAACAGGGCACGCCCTCTTGTAGTATCGCTGGTGGGCCGTACCGCAGGATAACCTGAATCCGGGAATCAATTCCGGAAAACCCGGTCAATCGTCGTCTTCGTCTTCTGCGGCTGCCCAGTCGTAATCGTCAGTGCCGGGTTCTTCTGTCCCGGCATAGAGGTCGCGCAGGTCGCCCCGGGGATCGTCGTCATGATCTTCCCATTCCCACGGTGCTTTCCCGTGGTCGTTTTCCTGGTCTGTGCTGCCTTTATGTCCCCGCCCACGGCGGCCAGTCGTGCTTTTTACCATCCGGACCACCTTGTTTTTTTCTGTGTTTTCTGGTAACACCGGTGAACTGCAACATGAATCCTCTTTTTCCCGGATAAAAAATATTTTGGCCCGTTTTTAGTTTCGGGCTGCGCGGCAAAAGATAAAAAAGCCGGTCGTCCACATTTCCGTCATGCAAGCGATCGTCAAAGACACTGCAGGCATAGGAATTCTCCTGTGGCTGATCGGCTATCTTGCCTCCCTCCTGCTCTTTATCTCTCCCCTGGCAGGCGTTATGGGCTGGATCCTGATTGCCGTGTTCACGCCTGTGAGCATACTGATCGTGTGGCGGTGGTTTCGCGGCCGGGATCTCCCGCTGGCATATTATGCGGGAATCGGCCTTGCATGGACCGCAATTGCGGTGGTTTTCGATTACCTGTTTATCGTCCTGCTCTTTTCTGCAACCTACTATGGCCCGGATGTCTTTGTGTACTATACCCTCACCTTTCTCATCCCGGTCTGCATCGGTCTCTGGAAACGACCGGTGGCCGGAAAAGGCAGTGTCCCCCCCGGGGCCCATGCGAAAGAGTAAAGATCATCCGTCGCCTTCGTAGTGTAATGGCAGAAGAGAAGTACAAGATCGTTGTCTTCGGTGCGTTCGGGGCGGGAAAGTCAACCCTCATCCAGACACTCGACCCGCAGGCACAACACATCGAGGCCGACTGCGCCGGGGGGACAACGACGGTCGCGCTCGATTACGGCCGGGTCCAGCTCGGGGACAAACGGGTCTACCTCTACGGTACACCGGGACAGGAGCGTTTCGAATTTGCCCGGGGGATCATCGGGAAGGGCATGGATGGCGCAATTCTCCTCGTGGACGCGACTGCACCGGTCGATGAGTTCGTCTGCCACCTCCATGATGCGATCGCTTTGGAAAAGATCCCATTTATCGTCTTTGTCAACAAGTACGACGCGGTCGGTGCGCAGCCCGGTGCGGTCCGGGAACGGTTTTCGGGTGCCGCTGTAAAAGACGTCTCGTCCCTCGACCGGAAAGGGGCGCGGGACGCGCTTGGCGTATTTATCGGCACGCTCCGTCCCCACGGTACCGGGATCGCCATTCCTCCCGGTTAGTACCGCTTGTGTGTCTTGCCCCGTCCGGCAGCGGGCTTTTTTGCATTCCTGTCGTACGGCACGAACTTTGCGCCCTGAAGGCGGATGCCCGAGACAATCTCCCTTTTTTCCCCGGTTTTGCCGTCGGTAACTGCTATCACGTCCACGGCACCGGCAAGCGGCCCGGCGAGAACCTTGGGAGCGAGGATCTCCTGGACCTGGAAGATCCCGGCGGGGCTCGACATGTGGATGAGGAGTTCGATGGGCTTTTCCCTCCCTTTTTGGATCTCCACGCGCTCGATCGAGAGCGCCGAGACCGAATGGATCGTGATGCTCCCCGATTCGAATGCAACCCGGCCGCGCCCCTTGGTCATATCGGTCGAGTCCGCGATACAGACAATGGCCGCCTCGACCGTGAGGGGTTTTGGCACACCGTGGTGCGAGTAGATGGCAGAGAGAATAAACGCCCGGATCGCGGTGCGCTTCTCCGGGTCCTCGTAGATCCGGGGCAGGAGCCGGTCGAGGACCGGCTGGGCGAGCACGACGCTTAGGTCCGCGTGGTCCTCGCGGTGCACCATGTTCCCGAGGTCGTGAAAGAGCATCGCGGTCATCACGACAAGCGCGGCATCGTCCCGGTCGCCAAAGCCCCCGGCCACGATATCGGGGACAAAGGCCGAGCCTTCGAGCAGGTCAAGCAGCGTGAGTGCCGACGCGGTGGCCACGGTGACATGGGTCCGGCCGTGGTCGTTCATCCCCAGTTTTTGTGCGGCAACAAAGTTTGCCATCTGCCAGCCGGTTACGATCTCGGGATCTCCGGTGATGAGTTCCCACATCTTACCGGCCCGGGGCCGCTCTTTAAGGTGGTCAAGGATGATCGTTTCCGAATGTGCTTCGAGATCGAAGTCCGTATCGCAGGGGATCTTTTTCATACAGAGTCCTGTTTTTTAACCGTTTGCGGGCCCGGGGGATAGGGATTTCCTGATTATACAATGTATCCGTGAAGCCTGGTCTATGAAAAAGAAAATCGTCCTTTATTCCACTACTGCGTGGAGGATGACGACCCGGTCCTTTGGCCGGTCGTTGTCATCTGTGGGGGCATTTGCAATCTTATCGACTACATCCATACCTCCGGCCACTTTCCCGAAGACCGGGTGTTTGCCGTCGAGGAAATTGTTGTTGACGAGATTGATAAAAAACTGCGAGCCGCCGGTATTCGGGCCGGCGTTTGCCATCGAAAGCGTGCCCCGGTCGTTCCGGTTATGGTCCGTAAACTCGTCCTTTATCGCATATCCCGGTCCGCCGCAGCCGGTGCCGGTCGGGTCGCCGCCCTGGATCATGAACCCGGCGATCACGCGGTGGAAGATGACACCGTCGTAGTAGCCTTTTTTTGCGAGCGTTGCAAAGTTGCCGGCAGTGATCGGCATCTCGGGGTCAAGGGCGATCGTGATGGTCCCCTTGTTCGTTTCGAGCCGTACCGTTGAACCTGGTGCTGTCGTCATGGTAAGTACAGGGTGTATTTGTCAGCGGGGATATTCTTTCTTCTCATCGGGGATCAGGGAAGGACATATGCCCGCAGGATCGTCACGTTATCGACCGGACGGTTCTTATCGCCAACCGGGACCCGCGAGATCGCGTCTGCTACCTCCATGCCCTCTGTCACCGTCCCAAAGACCGGGTAACCTGCGTCGAGCCCGGTATTGTCCCTGAGGTTGATGAAGAACTGCGAGCTGCCGGTATCGGGAACGCCCTTGTTTGCCATTGCCACGGTGCCCCGAAGGTTGTGGTTATGTGCCGTGAATTCGTCTGGGATCGTATACCCCGGTCCGCCGCGCCCGGTACCGGTCGGGTCGCCGGCCTGGACGATATATCCCGCTATCACCCGGTGGAAGGTGACGTTGTTGTAGAACCCGCTTTTTGTCAGGGCAAGGAAATTTTCCGTGGTGACAGGCATATCCGGGTCAAGGGCGATCGTAATGTTTCCCATCGTGGTTTCAAGCCGGACCTGCTGGAGCCCGGCTGTCGGTGCCGTGGTAACAGAGGCCTGTCCCGTCCCGGCAGGCTGCGTACAGCCTGCGGCAAGGAAGATCCCGATTGTGCAGATAAGGAGCAGAAAAGCCCCGGACCATTTCATGAAGTACCCGGTTTTTGGGGTAAGCGAAAAAAGGTTTGGGTGGTTACTGGTTCTTCTTTGCACCCGCGCCGGTCTCGTCATCGTTCCTGCCCCTGCCGAATGCGTAGAGGAGGCCGAGCACGATGATAATCGAGACTGCGCCGGTAACGAGGATCCACGTCCCCTGTGTCGTGGATTTCACATAATCGGATGCAGCGACATCAAGACCGAGGACCGCGTAGGTGTTGCCGGTTGAATCGCTTGCGGAGTCATCGATCGGCGCATACGCGGACATGAACGATCCCCACTTGTCTGAGTACGGCTCCGAAGAGGCGACCGGGCCCGAGAGCGCGGCGAAGATCTGCATCTTGTCCGGCGAATTGTCCGCCTGTCCTATCCGTGCCGAACCCTGCGGGTCGACCGGGTAGAGGTCGTCGACCAGGAAGACTGCGGTCTTGTCGGTCGCATTGACCCTGACGATATAGGCGTTGATGAGATTGTCGTTCATGCTCCGCATGGTGCGGAGTTTGCTCGCAATCGCGAGATATTTCGTGGTGTTCTCGTCGCCGGGCTTTATCCCCTGGATCTCGCTTGCATTGATCTGTGCCGCCATTGCGCCGGCCGTTGACTTCAGGCCCCACTGGGCGGTTTCTTTGAGCGCTGCATTCGAATGCGTATACGCGAATATGGTGAGCCCGCCGATGATCACGATCGCAATGATCGCGGCAGCGACAAGCTTTGTTGAACATGAACATGCCTGTGCCATAGTTAGCTCCTCCTCTTACTGATCGCGGCTATCCCGAAGACCGCTGCAAGCAGGCCGATAACGAGGACCGGTGCCGGGCCCGGCGAGAACGGCGTTGCCGTCGGGGTCGGTGCAGTCGTCATGGCAACCTGGAGCTGCGCGGTCTGTCCCGATACTACGGTGGTTGTCGTGGTGTAATCCACATACCCGGCTGCGGTGAGCCTGACCGTGTGGCTGCCCGCCGCGAGGTTGTCTACCGTTGTGGGCGTGTACCCGCGGAAGAGGTCATCGATATAGATCCCGGCATTGGACGGTGTCGAGCTGATTGCAATGCTCCCCGTTCCCTGGACCGGGGTCGGGTTGGTGCCGACCGGGGTCAGGGTTGCCGGAATGGTCGTCATGGTGTTTGCCTGGACATAGATCGTGTTCATCCAGTCGTTGTAGCCGGATTTGGTCACCTTGAAGAGGTGGTTGCCCGATGTAATTCCGGTCTGCTGGAGAACGCCTGCGGAGTTGGTGGTTCCGATCGGCGTGCTGTCCATGTACACCTTGGCGCC from Methanoregula sp. UBA64 encodes the following:
- a CDS encoding COG1361 S-layer family protein; the encoded protein is MKKILIIASVLLVLFACMATPALAGTKYLNGLPNMTAYVAGTNEYAAGADIQIPLVIENNGQSTDKQISTSVIDRDDPPTTAKFVTVTLSSGDAPLVIKSDPQMIGDILGLAKKTVTVHAKIDKDAPGGTYVLPLNITYTRFDSVVQYQVDTFRYYYVTDNVTVPVTIVIKQEVLPEVVSAQPDHLVAGADGYINLTLKNAGSLDGTKATVKLAQNDNSPVSPVDNSVYIGDFPAGGTVSCQYKVAVANTAQNKEYPIDITVVYQNNEGDFVQSRTETAGVAVGNKVDFAIISPAVGMSPGSKKTIQVQYKNIGNSTIKSAQARISAVNPFTSTADVAYLGDLAPGQVATASFQLAVGSDATIKEYGLDSEIRYRDALNTTYVSDPMKVPIDVKNQTGLAGILSNAVLMSIIVAVLIGIVYAGYYYWKKRRQ
- a CDS encoding GTP-binding protein, whose product is MAEEKYKIVVFGAFGAGKSTLIQTLDPQAQHIEADCAGGTTTVALDYGRVQLGDKRVYLYGTPGQERFEFARGIIGKGMDGAILLVDATAPVDEFVCHLHDAIALEKIPFIVFVNKYDAVGAQPGAVRERFSGAAVKDVSSLDRKGARDALGVFIGTLRPHGTGIAIPPG
- a CDS encoding HD domain-containing protein, which codes for MKKIPCDTDFDLEAHSETIILDHLKERPRAGKMWELITGDPEIVTGWQMANFVAAQKLGMNDHGRTHVTVATASALTLLDLLEGSAFVPDIVAGGFGDRDDAALVVMTAMLFHDLGNMVHREDHADLSVVLAQPVLDRLLPRIYEDPEKRTAIRAFILSAIYSHHGVPKPLTVEAAIVCIADSTDMTKGRGRVAFESGSITIHSVSALSIERVEIQKGREKPIELLIHMSSPAGIFQVQEILAPKVLAGPLAGAVDVIAVTDGKTGEKREIVSGIRLQGAKFVPYDRNAKKPAAGRGKTHKRY
- a CDS encoding peptidylprolyl isomerase; its protein translation is MTTAPGSTVRLETNKGTITIALDPEMPITAGNFATLAKKGYYDGVIFHRVIAGFMIQGGDPTGTGCGGPGYAIKDEFTDHNRNDRGTLSMANAGPNTGGSQFFINLVNNNFLDGKHPVFGKVAGGMDVVDKIANAPTDDNDRPKDRVVILHAVVE
- a CDS encoding peptidylprolyl isomerase → MKWSGAFLLLICTIGIFLAAGCTQPAGTGQASVTTAPTAGLQQVRLETTMGNITIALDPDMPVTTENFLALTKSGFYNNVTFHRVIAGYIVQAGDPTGTGRGGPGYTIPDEFTAHNHNLRGTVAMANKGVPDTGSSQFFINLRDNTGLDAGYPVFGTVTEGMEVADAISRVPVGDKNRPVDNVTILRAYVLP